One region of Salvelinus namaycush isolate Seneca chromosome 3, SaNama_1.0, whole genome shotgun sequence genomic DNA includes:
- the LOC120044779 gene encoding zinc finger and BTB domain-containing protein 26-like, producing the protein MSSSFSDTLQFRFSSPVHDDSILQKMSLLREDRRFCDVTLVLGSGSFRFPGHRVVLAASSAFLRDQFLLHEGSRELLVTVVPSAEVGRRLLLSCYTGHLEVPLRELVSYLTAASALQMSHVVERCAQAVSQYLDPTLAHLKLERSPETEGTPPPPPDSVKHQPSSACLDEGEMEGETQEDPEDRDHSLTSEDILDSVNMVHTNSTYPYSPYPYPTGAHRRKQRPPTPCREYRKRTFPPAGSPDHSSSGLADSSQDQEVGGDSGEDIYMLAARHMQGVGGGSPESSFRVLTGAEFSGRGQEMLLQRPYLCRKCDRGFHHLDSYVGHLKEHRLYPCLLCGKSFSQKSNLTRHIRVHTGVKPFQCPLCHKTFSQKATLQDHLNLHTGDKPHKCNYCAIHFAHKPGLRRHLKDIHGKSSLQNMFEEVV; encoded by the exons ATGTCATCGTCCTTCTCAGACACACTCCAGTTCCGTTTCTCCAGCCCCGTCCACGATGACTCCATCCTGCAAAAGATGAGCCTGCTGAGAGAGGACCGACGCTTCTGTGACGTCACCCTCGTCCTCGGATCAGGGTCGTTCCGCTTCCCGGGTCACCGGGTGGTTCTGGCGGCCTCCTCTGCCTTCCTCCGGGACCAGTTCCTGCTGCACGAGGGGAGCCGGGAGCTGCTGGTGACCGTGGTGCCCAGTGCGGAGGTGGGCCGTCGGCTGCTCCTGTCCTGTTACACAGGCCACCTGGAGGTCCCTCTGCGGGAGCTGGTCAGCTATCTGACGGCAGCGAGCGCACTGCAGATGAGCCACGTGGTGGAGAGGTGTGCCCAGGCCGTCTCTCAGTACCTGGACCCCACCCTGGCCCACCTGAAGCTGGAGAGGAGCCCAGAGACTGAGGggacccctccaccaccaccagacaGCGTTAAACACCAACCCAGCTCAGCATGTCTGGacgagggggagatggagggggagaccCAGGAGGACCCAGAGGACAGGGACCACAGCCTGACCTCAGAAGACATTCTGGACAGTGTCAACATGGTACACACTAACAGCACGTACCCTTACAGCCCGTACCCTTACCCGACGGGCGCCCACAGACGCAAGCAGCGCCCACCCACGCCATGCAGAGAGTATAGGAAGAGGACCTTCCCCCCAGCAGGAAGTCCTGACCACAGCAGTTCAGGATTGGCTGACAGCTCCCAGGACCAGGAAGTGGGTGGGGACTCTGGAGAGGACATATACATGCTTGCTGCTCGTCATATGCAGGGGGTTGGGGGCGGGTCTCCCGAGTCCTCCTTCAGAGTTCTGACGGGGGCAGAGTTTTCAGGACGGGGGCAGGAGATGCTCCTCCAGAGACCCTACCTGTGCAGGAAGTGTGACCGAGGGTTCCACCACCTGGACAGCTACGTGGGACACCTAAAGGAACACAGGCTCTACCCGTGTCTTctctgtgggaagagcttcagcCAGAAAAGCAACCTCACCCGACACATCAGGGTTCACACAGGGGTCAAGCCTTTCCAG TGCCCGCTTTGCCACAAGACCTTTTCCCAGAAGGCCACGCTGCAAGACCACCTTAACCTCCACACAGGGGACAAACCACACAAGTGCAACTACTGCGCCATCCACTTCGCACACAAACCAGGCCTCCGGCGCCACCTCAAGGACATCCATGGCAAGAGCAGCCTTCAGAACATGTTTGAGGAGGTGGTGTGA